From the genome of Phytohabitans rumicis, one region includes:
- the ngcE gene encoding N-acetylglucosamine/diacetylchitobiose ABC transporter substrate-binding protein, with product MSETNLDRRKLLGRAAAAGLLATPAAGLLSACVGGGDDETQEQAQGEKSATNPLGVDPKAELEVVIFNGGLGTKYATDVHIPSYKKAFPEANVKFSQAEEIATVLQPRFTSNTPPDMVNNAGSKLMDQGALVQAGQVQDLTDLFAAPSLDDPSKALKDTLVPGTVEQGTFNGKPYVLNYAFTTFGLWYSDKLFKANGWTAPKTWSEFTALLDQIKAKGITPYAYAGANASYYQYLVILTTAAKIGGPDVLKNIDNLEDGAWTAEPVKQAAQLWGEIGAKYMLKAHLGMKHTEVQLQQNQDRVAFYPSGSWLENEQAKDTPAGFNYAVIPVPSATSSDKLPQTAIYAAAGEMYFVSSKGKNPRGGMEYLRHMLSKEGAKGFTQLTKVLTVVQGATEGMTISPGLTSSEAMLKAAGSDYFAYRFDTWYKKLDDEARAATNELMFSGGNADKFVTRMQKVADAVKKDPSIEKFKR from the coding sequence ATGTCAGAAACGAACCTTGACCGCCGTAAGCTCCTGGGCCGGGCCGCGGCCGCCGGTCTGCTCGCCACCCCGGCCGCGGGCCTGCTCAGCGCCTGCGTCGGTGGCGGCGATGACGAGACCCAGGAGCAGGCGCAGGGTGAGAAGAGCGCGACCAACCCGCTGGGCGTCGACCCTAAGGCCGAGCTGGAGGTCGTGATCTTCAACGGTGGCCTCGGCACCAAGTACGCCACCGACGTGCACATCCCCTCGTACAAGAAGGCGTTCCCCGAGGCGAACGTGAAGTTCTCCCAGGCCGAGGAGATCGCGACCGTCCTGCAGCCGCGGTTCACCAGCAACACGCCGCCGGACATGGTCAACAACGCCGGTTCGAAGCTGATGGACCAGGGCGCGCTCGTGCAGGCCGGGCAGGTGCAGGACCTCACCGACCTGTTCGCCGCGCCGTCGCTGGACGACCCCAGCAAGGCCCTCAAGGACACCCTGGTGCCGGGCACGGTGGAGCAGGGCACGTTCAACGGCAAGCCGTACGTGCTGAACTACGCGTTCACCACCTTTGGCCTGTGGTACTCGGACAAGCTGTTCAAGGCCAACGGCTGGACCGCGCCCAAGACCTGGAGCGAGTTCACCGCGCTGCTGGACCAGATCAAGGCCAAGGGCATCACCCCCTACGCGTACGCCGGCGCGAACGCCTCGTACTACCAGTACCTGGTCATCCTCACCACCGCTGCCAAGATCGGCGGCCCGGACGTGCTGAAGAACATCGACAACCTGGAGGACGGCGCCTGGACCGCGGAGCCGGTCAAGCAGGCCGCGCAGCTCTGGGGCGAGATCGGCGCCAAGTACATGCTCAAGGCGCACCTGGGCATGAAGCACACCGAGGTCCAGCTGCAGCAGAACCAGGACCGGGTCGCGTTCTACCCCAGCGGCTCCTGGCTGGAGAACGAGCAGGCGAAGGACACCCCGGCCGGCTTCAACTACGCGGTCATCCCGGTGCCGAGCGCGACCAGCTCGGACAAGCTGCCCCAGACGGCCATCTACGCGGCGGCCGGTGAGATGTACTTCGTCTCGTCCAAGGGCAAGAACCCGCGCGGCGGCATGGAGTACCTGCGGCACATGCTCTCGAAGGAGGGCGCCAAGGGCTTCACCCAGCTCACCAAGGTGCTCACCGTGGTCCAGGGCGCGACCGAAGGCATGACGATCTCGCCCGGCCTCACCAGCTCCGAGGCCATGCTCAAGGCGGCCGGCAGCGACTACTTCGCCTACCGCTTCGACACCTGGTACAAGAAACTGGACGACGAGGCTCGCGCGGCCACCAACGAGCTGATGTTCAGCGGCGGCAACGCGGACAAGTTCGTGACCCGGATGCAGAAGGTCGCGGACGCCGTCAAGAAGGACCCGTCCATCGAGAAGTTCAAGCGGTAA
- a CDS encoding carbohydrate ABC transporter permease — protein MFFFPQVLAIVIIGVIFQRVYAPDDSGLLNGFLGIFGVDPVLFMANPNIALYAIIAVLVWQAVGFYVVLFSAGMASIPRDIYEAATLDGAGGGSMFFRVTLPLLWDTLQVAWVYLGIAAFDAFAIVQVLSVDQGGPDGATTVLGMEIYRNAFSYSQFGYASAMGVALFFLTITFAALTLRVSRRETVEL, from the coding sequence GTGTTCTTCTTCCCCCAGGTCCTCGCCATCGTCATCATCGGCGTGATCTTCCAGCGGGTGTACGCCCCGGACGACAGCGGCCTGCTCAACGGGTTCCTCGGCATCTTCGGCGTGGACCCGGTGCTCTTCATGGCCAACCCGAACATCGCCCTCTACGCGATCATCGCGGTGCTGGTCTGGCAGGCGGTCGGCTTCTACGTCGTACTCTTCTCCGCCGGCATGGCCTCGATCCCGCGTGACATCTACGAGGCGGCCACGCTCGACGGAGCCGGCGGGGGCAGCATGTTCTTCCGGGTCACGCTGCCGCTGCTGTGGGACACGCTCCAGGTCGCGTGGGTCTACCTGGGCATCGCCGCGTTCGACGCGTTCGCCATCGTGCAGGTGCTCTCCGTCGACCAGGGTGGGCCGGACGGGGCCACCACCGTGCTCGGCATGGAGATCTACCGCAACGCGTTCTCGTACTCGCAGTTCGGCTACGCCTCGGCGATGGGCGTCGCGCTGTTCTTCCTCACCATCACGTTCGCGGCGCTCACCCTGCGGGTGAGCCGGCGCGAGACGGTCGAGCTCTAG
- a CDS encoding carbohydrate ABC transporter permease, which produces MATTTPVRPARHATKEPAAERRREIRIFSRLAHVGLAIWAILVIAPLAWTILASFKNNTEIFLGSPFSLPSHFSFDSYARAWSDAHVGRYFLNSVFVVSISTAGTMLFGSMAAYVLSRYKFIGNRFIYYLFVSGLAFPVFLALVPLFLIVNNLGLLNTYTGLILVYIAYSLPFTVFFLAAFFKTLPNSVAEAAVMDGASHTRLFFQVMMPMAKPGLVSITIFNILGQWNQYLLPVTLMQGENADQKWMLTQGIASISISAGYEADWSALFAALTLSILPMIVMYGFFQRQIQQGLTAGAVK; this is translated from the coding sequence ATGGCAACGACAACACCGGTACGCCCCGCCCGGCACGCCACCAAGGAGCCTGCGGCGGAACGCCGGCGCGAGATCCGGATCTTCTCCCGCCTCGCCCATGTGGGCCTGGCCATCTGGGCGATCCTGGTCATCGCCCCGCTGGCCTGGACGATCCTCGCCTCGTTCAAGAACAACACCGAGATCTTCCTGGGCAGCCCGTTCAGCCTGCCGTCCCACTTCAGCTTCGACAGCTACGCCCGCGCCTGGAGCGACGCGCACGTCGGGCGCTACTTCCTCAACAGCGTGTTCGTGGTGTCGATCAGCACCGCCGGCACCATGCTCTTCGGCTCCATGGCGGCGTACGTCCTGTCCCGCTACAAGTTCATCGGCAACCGGTTCATCTACTACCTGTTCGTGTCCGGGCTGGCCTTCCCGGTGTTCCTGGCGCTGGTGCCGCTCTTCCTGATCGTCAACAACCTGGGGCTGCTCAACACGTACACCGGGCTGATCCTGGTCTACATCGCGTACTCGCTGCCGTTCACCGTGTTCTTCCTGGCCGCGTTCTTCAAGACGCTGCCGAACTCGGTGGCCGAGGCCGCGGTGATGGACGGCGCCTCGCACACCCGGCTGTTCTTCCAGGTGATGATGCCGATGGCCAAGCCCGGCCTGGTCAGCATCACGATCTTCAACATCCTGGGGCAGTGGAACCAGTACCTGCTGCCGGTGACCCTCATGCAGGGCGAGAACGCCGACCAGAAGTGGATGCTCACCCAGGGCATCGCGAGCATCTCGATCTCGGCGGGTTACGAGGCGGACTGGTCGGCCCTCTTCGCCGCGCTCACCCTGTCGATCCTGCCCATGATCGTCATGTACGGCTTCTTCCAGCGCCAGATCCAGCAAGGACTCACCGCAGGCGCGGTGAAGTAG
- a CDS encoding nucleotidyltransferase family protein, producing the protein MVIAAGGGRRIGGPEALLRTGGTPLVDRAVDTVRAAGCAPIVVVLGAAADEVRAAAELADASVVVDKAWGTGIGSSLRVGLNALTDVEADAVVVVPVDMPGVTTHAVRRVAALPYPDVLVCATYDGRRSYPMLFGRRHWSGISTVAHADVGARPYLLAHKHEVLDVACDRIADGARLDGPEAVAAFKLTIPAQRSRA; encoded by the coding sequence ATGGTCATCGCCGCCGGCGGGGGGCGCCGGATCGGTGGGCCGGAGGCACTGCTGCGCACGGGCGGCACACCGCTCGTCGACCGGGCCGTCGACACGGTCCGGGCGGCCGGCTGCGCGCCGATCGTCGTCGTACTCGGTGCGGCCGCCGACGAGGTCCGGGCCGCGGCCGAGCTCGCCGACGCCAGCGTGGTCGTCGACAAGGCGTGGGGCACCGGCATCGGCTCGTCGCTGCGGGTCGGGCTCAATGCCCTGACCGACGTCGAGGCCGATGCCGTCGTGGTGGTGCCGGTCGACATGCCCGGCGTCACCACGCATGCGGTACGGCGGGTAGCGGCCCTGCCGTACCCGGATGTGCTTGTCTGCGCGACCTACGACGGACGCCGCAGCTACCCGATGCTGTTCGGCCGGCGGCATTGGTCGGGCATCTCCACGGTGGCCCATGCCGACGTGGGGGCCCGGCCGTACCTGCTGGCGCACAAGCACGAGGTGCTCGACGTGGCGTGCGACCGGATCGCCGACGGCGCCCGGCTGGACGGGCCGGAGGCGGTGGCGGCGTTCAAGCTGACGATCCCGGCGCAGCGCTCTCGGGCTTAG
- a CDS encoding SRPBCC family protein: MIEQQLTVDAPRDTVWRAFTEPERIREWFGWDYDGLDAEIAWIVGDANLAAAPDRISHSDGSYIELAGESGQTTIKVAFPDSVEVEEGWRTFLAQLRFLLETAPRGRRRTVYLTGEAAGPAVAALAEGRPWHDAPRQRSAVDTAGHLVVVTANAGLTSEDTGPVSVLVTTYGLDDAAFDELRQRWGARWQALVKNPEVTT; encoded by the coding sequence ATGATCGAGCAGCAACTGACCGTCGACGCCCCGCGCGACACCGTATGGCGGGCCTTCACCGAGCCGGAGCGGATCCGGGAGTGGTTCGGTTGGGACTATGACGGCCTCGACGCGGAGATCGCATGGATCGTCGGCGACGCCAACCTGGCCGCCGCCCCGGACCGCATCTCGCACAGCGACGGTTCCTACATCGAACTGGCGGGCGAGAGCGGACAAACCACCATAAAAGTCGCATTCCCCGACTCAGTGGAGGTCGAGGAGGGCTGGCGGACGTTCCTTGCCCAACTGCGGTTTCTCCTGGAGACCGCGCCCAGGGGCCGGCGCCGCACCGTCTACCTGACCGGCGAGGCGGCCGGCCCGGCGGTGGCCGCGCTGGCCGAGGGCCGGCCGTGGCACGACGCCCCGCGCCAGCGCAGCGCCGTCGACACCGCCGGCCACCTCGTCGTCGTGACCGCGAACGCGGGCCTGACCAGCGAAGACACCGGCCCGGTGAGCGTTCTCGTCACGACGTACGGGCTGGACGACGCGGCCTTCGACGAGCTGCGCCAGCGGTGGGGCGCCCGGTGGCAGGCCCTCGTGAAGAACCCCGAGGTCACCACTTAG
- a CDS encoding amidohydrolase family protein: MARSRCTSCAARSWWSRCWRRPACWRRRCCAGSISRCERLRGSRLLASSGPPRPGRRARALPAAPDAAPGVGVLRRGRPAGRRGVADPVPLAGRRPGRPPRQTRRTRVHRPGVRAQTGHGGRPQRLDARLRPRDARMRAVRDVLPRTLRDFVRVLRRLLRRAGLQGAPAGGRVRPGGPAAGPVWGMLSDAGIPVVVHAGHAPMAASFTGPEPFTALLARHPRLTAIVAHMGSPDYSTFLDLATRYERVALDTTMVFTPFFDQLVPFPLEERPRLRDLGQAGKILLGTDFPNIPYEYADQLQGLVRLDLGDAWLRAVCWHNLWSTLGLTGSHAL, from the coding sequence GTGGCGCGGTCGAGGTGTACGTCCTGCGCGGCGCGTTCATGGTGGTCTCGCTGCTGGCGGCGACCGGCCTGCTGGCGCCGTCGGTGTTGCGCCGGTTCAATATCGAGGTGTGAACGACTCCGAGGTTCCCGCCTTCTGGCAAGCTCTGGGCCTCCCCGGCCTGGCCGACGTGCACGTGCACTTCCTGCCGCCCCGGATGCTGCGCCGGGTGTGGGCGTACTTCGACGCGGCCGGCCCGCTGGTCGGCGTGGAGTGGCCGATCCGGTACCGCTGGCCGGACGCCGACCGGGTCGCCCACCTCGACAAACTCGGCGTACGCGCGTTCACCGCCCTGGCGTACGCGCACAAACCGGGCATGGCGGCCGACCTCAACGACTGGACGCTCGGCTTCGCCCGCGAGACGCCCGGATGCGTGCCGTCCGCGACGTTCTACCCCGAACCCTCCGTGACTTCGTACGTGTCCTCCGCCGTCTCCTCCGGCGCGCGGGTCTTCAAGGTGCACCTGCAGGTGGGCGGGTTCGACCCGGTGGACCCGCTGCTGGCCCCGTGTGGGGCATGCTCTCCGACGCCGGGATCCCGGTGGTCGTACACGCCGGGCACGCGCCGATGGCCGCCTCGTTCACCGGGCCCGAACCGTTCACCGCGCTGCTGGCGCGGCACCCGCGGCTCACCGCGATCGTGGCCCACATGGGCTCGCCCGACTACTCGACGTTCCTCGACCTGGCCACGAGGTACGAACGGGTAGCGCTGGACACCACGATGGTCTTCACCCCCTTCTTCGACCAACTGGTGCCCTTCCCCCTTGAGGAGCGCCCCAGGCTGCGCGACCTGGGCCAAGCCGGCAAGATCCTCCTCGGCACCGACTTCCCCAACATCCCCTACGAATACGCGGACCAACTCCAGGGCCTGGTGCGCCTGGACCTAGGCGACGCGTGGCTGCGCGCGGTGTGCTGGCACAACCTGTGGTCGACCTTGGGGCTAACTGGTTCCCATGCTCTTTGA
- a CDS encoding metal-dependent hydrolase, with product MMGPSHALSGAAVWLAGSWALDKFAGYEQSPLLIAVGTAVCAGGALFPDLDMSGKVTRNKGGATVARTFGVASLFVAEVIEKLSLGVYHATRRSDDPDRENGHRTLTHTLPFTALVGWGTTALCTAYGKWAVIGILFVMIGLALRGLFDEWAKRAGWVLVTLISAAAAYGVYLRLPGDRGYPLLGLAVGVGCLVHLLGDLITRAGVPLLWPIPTGRRMWRMIGLPDSIALRAGGAVEVYVLRGAFMVVSLLAATGLLAPSVLRRFNIEV from the coding sequence ATGATGGGACCGTCGCACGCTCTTTCCGGCGCCGCCGTATGGCTGGCGGGTTCGTGGGCCTTGGACAAGTTCGCCGGGTACGAGCAGTCGCCGCTCCTCATCGCGGTCGGCACGGCCGTGTGCGCGGGCGGCGCGCTCTTTCCCGACCTCGACATGTCCGGGAAGGTCACCCGCAACAAAGGCGGCGCGACGGTGGCCCGGACGTTCGGGGTGGCGTCGCTGTTCGTCGCTGAGGTGATCGAGAAGCTGTCCCTCGGCGTCTACCACGCCACCCGGCGCAGCGACGACCCCGACCGGGAGAACGGGCATCGGACGCTGACCCACACGCTGCCGTTCACCGCGCTGGTCGGCTGGGGCACGACGGCACTGTGCACCGCGTACGGCAAGTGGGCCGTCATCGGCATCCTCTTCGTGATGATCGGCCTGGCGCTACGCGGGCTCTTCGACGAGTGGGCCAAGCGGGCCGGCTGGGTGCTCGTCACGCTGATCTCGGCGGCCGCGGCGTACGGCGTGTACCTGCGGCTGCCCGGCGACCGCGGCTACCCCTTGCTCGGCCTGGCCGTGGGCGTCGGCTGTCTGGTGCACCTGCTCGGCGACCTCATCACCCGGGCCGGCGTGCCGCTCCTGTGGCCCATCCCGACCGGGCGGCGGATGTGGCGCATGATCGGCCTGCCGGACTCCATCGCCCTGCGCGCGGGTGGCGCGGTCGAGGTGTACGTCCTGCGCGGCGCGTTCATGGTGGTCTCGCTGCTGGCGGCGACCGGCCTGCTGGCGCCGTCGGTGTTGCGCCGGTTCAATATCGAGGTGTGA
- a CDS encoding DUF1707 domain-containing protein has product MTATGTGAGRVRASDAEREQMAHILRAAMTEGRLDLTEGEQRLAAAYAATFRDELAPLAADLPDGGRRALAETPEARAFARRLMRRHVGGVAFVAVILVGLWALSGAHFFWPVIPLAFLFFGVARHAAWHRHYAHRRMWHGPPWR; this is encoded by the coding sequence ATGACAGCAACGGGAACCGGCGCCGGCCGCGTACGAGCCTCCGACGCCGAACGCGAACAGATGGCCCACATCCTCCGCGCCGCGATGACCGAGGGGCGGCTCGACCTGACCGAGGGCGAGCAGCGGCTGGCCGCGGCGTACGCGGCGACGTTCCGCGACGAACTGGCCCCGCTCGCCGCGGACCTGCCCGACGGGGGCCGGCGTGCCCTGGCGGAGACGCCCGAGGCGAGAGCGTTCGCCCGGCGGCTGATGCGCCGGCACGTCGGCGGGGTGGCGTTCGTCGCGGTGATCCTCGTCGGCCTGTGGGCGCTGTCCGGGGCGCACTTCTTCTGGCCGGTCATCCCGCTGGCGTTCCTGTTCTTCGGGGTGGCCAGGCACGCGGCCTGGCACCGGCACTACGCGCATCGGAGGATGTGGCACGGGCCACCGTGGCGGTAG
- a CDS encoding ATP-binding protein produces the protein MRRHAGAGATATVTIGYGGTVVTVEVVDDGVGGPASSEADNGAEGAGNGIAGMRARASALGGTLSAGPVDGGGFRVAVTLPWEGARD, from the coding sequence GTGCGCCGGCATGCCGGGGCCGGGGCGACGGCGACGGTCACCATCGGGTACGGCGGCACCGTGGTTACCGTCGAGGTCGTGGACGACGGGGTGGGCGGTCCCGCCTCGTCGGAGGCGGACAACGGGGCGGAAGGGGCGGGCAACGGGATAGCGGGCATGCGGGCCCGCGCGTCGGCGCTCGGCGGCACGCTGAGCGCGGGCCCGGTGGACGGCGGTGGGTTCCGCGTGGCGGTGACCCTGCCCTGGGAGGGTGCGCGTGATTGA
- a CDS encoding response regulator, protein MIDVLLADDQALVRAGFRALLDAEPDIAVVGEAADGVEAVRLAAVTRPDVVLMDIRMPGVDGLEATRRIVADPGLVATRIVILTTFELDEYLFEALRVGASGFLVKDTEPVELLRGVRAVAAGDALLSPGVTRRLIAEFAGRGGVRPATPELSLDQLTDREREVMALVGAGLSNEQIAARLVVSPATAKTHVSRAMVKLGARDRAQLVVYAYEAGLVRPGWLA, encoded by the coding sequence GTGATTGACGTTCTGTTGGCCGACGACCAGGCGCTGGTGCGCGCGGGCTTCCGTGCGTTGCTGGACGCGGAGCCGGATATCGCCGTCGTGGGGGAGGCGGCGGACGGCGTCGAGGCGGTCCGGTTGGCCGCGGTGACCAGGCCCGACGTGGTGTTGATGGATATCCGGATGCCGGGCGTGGACGGGTTGGAGGCGACCCGGCGGATCGTTGCCGATCCGGGGTTGGTCGCCACGCGGATTGTCATCCTTACTACGTTTGAGTTGGACGAGTACTTGTTTGAGGCGTTGCGGGTGGGTGCGTCCGGGTTCCTGGTCAAGGACACCGAGCCGGTGGAGCTGCTGCGCGGCGTACGGGCGGTGGCGGCCGGGGACGCGTTGCTCTCGCCGGGGGTGACCCGGCGGCTGATCGCCGAGTTCGCCGGGCGCGGCGGGGTCCGCCCGGCCACCCCGGAGCTGTCGCTGGACCAGCTCACCGACCGGGAGCGCGAGGTGATGGCGCTGGTCGGCGCCGGCCTGTCGAACGAGCAGATCGCCGCGCGGCTGGTGGTGAGCCCGGCGACGGCGAAGACCCACGTGAGCCGCGCGATGGTCAAGCTCGGCGCGCGGGACCGCGCCCAGTTGGTGGTCTACGCGTACGAGGCGGGCCTGGTCCGTCCGGGCTGGCTGGCCTAG
- a CDS encoding serine/threonine-protein kinase, whose product MWRALIAERYSLIKPVGTGGMGRVWLARDEMLRREVAVKEVVPPEWMTPDERDLLREVTIREARAAAQLNHPNAVQIYDVVYAEGRPWIVMEYVRSRSLHEVVQQDGPLPPHRVAQIGLAVLYALRAAHQAGVLHRDVKPHNVLIAEDGRVVLTDFGLATFDGGDGAMTRAGLIMGSPSTWRPSGPATVCPLWRPTCGRWAQRFSRPWRAARRTRGPPRWPP is encoded by the coding sequence GTGTGGCGAGCACTGATCGCCGAGCGGTACAGCTTGATCAAGCCGGTCGGCACTGGTGGCATGGGCCGCGTCTGGCTCGCGCGCGACGAGATGCTGCGCCGCGAGGTGGCGGTCAAAGAGGTCGTGCCGCCGGAGTGGATGACGCCCGACGAGCGTGACCTGCTGCGCGAGGTGACGATCCGCGAGGCGCGCGCGGCCGCGCAGCTCAACCACCCCAACGCGGTGCAGATCTACGACGTCGTCTACGCCGAGGGCCGGCCGTGGATCGTCATGGAGTACGTCCGCTCCCGGTCGCTGCACGAGGTCGTCCAGCAGGACGGGCCGCTCCCCCCGCACCGGGTCGCCCAGATCGGCCTGGCCGTCCTGTACGCCCTGCGCGCCGCCCACCAGGCCGGCGTCCTGCACCGGGACGTCAAGCCGCACAACGTGCTCATCGCCGAGGACGGCCGGGTGGTGCTCACCGACTTCGGCCTGGCGACATTCGACGGCGGCGACGGGGCGATGACCCGCGCCGGGCTGATCATGGGCTCCCCCAGTACGTGGCGCCCGAGCGGGCCAGCGACGGTGTGTCCACTGTGGAGACCGACCTGTGGTCGCTGGGCGCAACGCTTTTCGCGGCCGTGGAGGGCCGCTCGCCGTACGCGCGGTCCACCACGATGGCCACCCTGA
- a CDS encoding serine/threonine-protein kinase yields the protein MDSRAAPLYAGDPRRLGRYELEGRLGEGGMGTVYLARDPDGRQVAVKVIRGELARDDQFRRRFRSEVNRARQVPPFCTAEVLDADPDNEQPYLVVEYVDGPSLSAVVAERGPLTPANLHGLAIGVATALTAIHGAGVIHRDLKPSNVLLAPGSPKVIDFGIAQAMEATSEHTGPDQMVGTVGYMAPERFGPGAGDLTAAADVFAWGAVVAYAGTGRSPFAADSPPAQAARILTQPPDLGVLAPPLRGLVERALAKDPAARPTSRDLLDLLLSTDPLRSPALAAALAEQPALLVAAEEAQAATDQQPAAQLTAAAVPDELATVAAGPTEIVRPAVQPKPAPPAPRRSWGRIANGALAATALATSLAVLGVVTGVLPLAGDASPSTTPSAPPSSPPTSAPLATGSPRATQLIAQDPLTAPKLWLNRDDPAQLTTCLFDDALVVTRGKLGPYRCPGPMDQLTDFTVAVDVRLGTPGSCGALWLRFAPNAGHLSGYLVRICPEGLHVATHGVGDGITVTPLRTLPFASPIPPDTTVRISATVQGSTIALERDGQPVGMVQDSTFKAGRMQLGIYADTQDHEPPFTVAYTNVEVRAFSNG from the coding sequence ATGGATTCTCGGGCGGCGCCGCTGTACGCGGGCGACCCTCGAAGGCTGGGCCGGTACGAGCTGGAGGGGCGGCTCGGCGAGGGCGGGATGGGCACGGTCTATCTGGCTCGTGATCCGGATGGCCGGCAGGTGGCCGTCAAGGTCATCCGGGGAGAGTTGGCGCGCGACGACCAGTTCCGGCGCCGGTTTCGCAGCGAGGTCAACCGGGCCCGGCAGGTGCCTCCGTTCTGTACGGCGGAGGTGCTGGACGCCGACCCGGACAACGAGCAGCCCTATCTTGTCGTGGAGTACGTGGACGGCCCGAGCCTGTCGGCGGTGGTCGCGGAGCGGGGTCCGCTGACGCCGGCGAACCTGCACGGCCTGGCGATCGGGGTGGCGACCGCGTTGACCGCGATCCACGGCGCGGGCGTGATCCACCGGGATCTGAAGCCGAGCAACGTGCTCCTCGCCCCGGGCAGCCCGAAGGTGATCGACTTCGGGATCGCGCAGGCGATGGAGGCGACCAGCGAGCACACCGGTCCGGACCAGATGGTCGGCACGGTGGGATACATGGCGCCGGAGCGGTTCGGTCCCGGCGCGGGCGACCTGACCGCGGCCGCCGACGTCTTCGCGTGGGGCGCCGTCGTCGCGTACGCCGGGACCGGCCGGTCGCCGTTCGCGGCCGACTCGCCGCCCGCGCAGGCCGCCCGGATCCTCACCCAGCCGCCGGACCTGGGCGTGCTGGCCCCGCCGCTGCGCGGTCTGGTGGAGCGGGCGCTGGCCAAGGACCCGGCCGCCCGGCCCACCTCCCGCGACCTGCTCGACCTGCTCCTGAGCACCGACCCGCTCCGGTCGCCGGCCCTGGCCGCCGCGCTCGCCGAGCAGCCGGCGCTGCTGGTCGCCGCCGAGGAGGCGCAGGCCGCCACCGACCAGCAGCCGGCCGCCCAGCTGACGGCGGCCGCCGTACCCGATGAGCTGGCCACCGTGGCGGCGGGGCCGACGGAGATCGTGCGGCCCGCTGTCCAGCCGAAGCCGGCGCCGCCGGCTCCCCGCAGATCCTGGGGCCGCATCGCGAACGGGGCACTGGCCGCCACCGCGCTCGCGACGTCGCTGGCCGTGCTCGGCGTCGTCACCGGTGTGCTTCCGCTCGCCGGCGACGCGAGCCCGTCCACCACGCCGTCGGCCCCGCCGTCCTCGCCGCCGACCTCCGCACCCCTGGCGACCGGCTCGCCGCGGGCCACCCAGCTGATCGCCCAGGACCCGCTGACCGCGCCGAAGCTGTGGCTGAACCGCGACGACCCGGCCCAGCTCACCACCTGCCTGTTCGACGACGCGTTGGTGGTCACCCGCGGCAAGCTGGGCCCGTACCGGTGCCCGGGTCCGATGGACCAGCTCACCGACTTCACGGTCGCGGTGGACGTCCGGCTCGGTACGCCGGGCAGCTGCGGCGCCCTGTGGCTCCGGTTCGCGCCCAACGCCGGTCACCTCTCCGGCTACCTGGTGCGGATCTGCCCGGAGGGCCTGCACGTGGCCACCCACGGCGTCGGCGACGGGATCACCGTGACGCCGCTGCGTACGCTGCCGTTCGCCAGCCCGATCCCGCCCGACACGACCGTCCGCATCTCCGCCACGGTGCAAGGCTCGACCATCGCGCTGGAGCGCGACGGCCAGCCGGTCGGCATGGTCCAGGACTCGACGTTCAAGGCCGGCCGGATGCAGCTCGGCATCTACGCGGACACCCAGGACCACGAGCCCCCGTTCACCGTCGCGTACACCAACGTGGAGGTTCGCGCTTTTTCCAACGGTTAG